A single window of Tamandua tetradactyla isolate mTamTet1 chromosome 25, mTamTet1.pri, whole genome shotgun sequence DNA harbors:
- the SASH1 gene encoding SAM and SH3 domain-containing protein 1 isoform X3: protein MLRRSDRRGAKTWSGSRYLTARGTELGVAGAPRTVPSREQSDDETEESVKFKRLHKLVNSTRRVRKKLIRVEEMKKPSTEGGEGHMSESPPGLRGRPALYSGVHRKPFSFESCPEKPLEDNSEPLVPSPSSSSLDTWGAGRKLAKTFSKGDGGSLIKPPKKMGTFFSCPEEKTQKVSRSLTEGEIKKALGSLSHGRTCSFGGFDLTNRSLHVGSSNSAQVGKEGDFFNKEIIKSPTASRISLGKKVKSVKDTMKRRMSKKYSSPTPEQDSSLNGMPGSPPSSQPDVAHMDKPKLKAGGSVESLRSSLSGQSSMSGQTVSTTDSSTSNRESVKSEDGDDEEPPYRGPFCGRARVHTDFTPSPYDTDSLKLKKGDVIDIISKPPMGTWMGLLSNKVGTFKFIYVDELGQEDERPRRPTRRRGKGRPPQPKSVEDLLERINLREHVPTFLLNGYEDVDTFKLLEEEDLDELNIRDPEHRTILLTAVELLQEYDSNSDQSGSQEKLLMDSQGLNRCSPRDSGCYEGSEPPDSGRARKSGPLPAKTLPAPSSQTLRRNQLFPALPLMPPDAGKQGDRDSRPLPPQPAPSHGQQGPSSLSENRRSLPTSICWSCEALDSPPVQPGARSHSLGDLQGQPVEPCLQDALGVPQEVAPAPGRLHPPGQHSAADMALLRTQSKRFLDPQKIMTKKPDGLSSVPAHGLSLQCLPKSSEASPSRGQHTQTRTPPGGPRKGHNFEGPNHPPGTKEGTDAEQRVPEVRTQPPPVPAKKNRERLTTGFFPAPSGPGGGPPSPSVPRLPLKKSSPSSPRACPAAPTSRPSSPSTRPPPWLSELPPGVSLQEHGRKLGPALARKVSCPRGVDLEMLAESKLQTEGIDLTEEPYSDKHGRCGIPAALVQRFAEDLEQPERDVAAHMDQIRMKLLRKQHRMAIPSGGLTEICRKPLSPGCVSSVSTWLVSIGLPMYSGALAAAGVCALSQVPSLTHSCLQQAGITEEKHRNWLMAAARLLERPPGHEAV, encoded by the exons GTGGGGAGGGGCACATGTCCGAGAGCCCCCCAGGTCTGCGAGGGAGACCTGCCCTTTACTCTGGGGTGCACAGGAAGCCGTTCTCCTTCGAGAGCTGCCCCGAGAAGCCTCTGGAAGATAACTCGGAGCCCCTCGTCCCCTCTCCGTCATCCAGCAGCCTGGATACCTGGGGAGCTGGCCGGAAGTTGGCCAAAACCTTCAGCAAAGGAGATGGTGGGAGCCTGATTAAGCCCCCGAAGAAGATGGGGACATTCTTCTCCTGCCCAGAAGAAAAGACACAGAAGGTCTCCCGCTCACTGACCGAGGGGGAGATAAAGAAGGCTTTGGGGTCTCTGAGCCATGGG AGAACCTGCAGCTTTGGAGGATTTGACTTGACCAACCGTTCCCTCCACGTCGGCAGTAGTAATTCTGCCCAGGTG GGTAAAGAAGGAGATTTTTTTAACAAGGAAATAATCAAATCACCCACTGCCTCCCGCATCTCCCTTGGAAAAAAGGTGAAATCAGTGAAAGACACAATGAAGAGGAGAATGTCCAAAAAGTACAGCAGCCCCACCCCTGAGCAG GACTCCAGCCTCAATGGAATGCCTGGCTCCCCTCCCTCGTCCCAGCCTGATGTTGCCCACATGGACAAGCCCAAGCTCAAGGCCGGGGGCTCTGTGGAGAGCCTGCGGAGCTCCCTGAGTGGGCAGAGCTCAATGA GTGGTCAGACTGTGAGCACCACTGATTCCTCCACCAGCAACAGGGAAAGTGTCAAGTCAGAGGATGGCGACGACGAGGAGCCCCCCTACCGGGGCCCCTTCTGCGGGCGTGCCCGGGTGCACACGGACTTCACGCCCAGCCCCTACGACACAGACTCACTCAAGCTCAAG AAAGGCGACGTCATCGATATCATCAGCAAGCCGCCCATGGGCACGTGGATGGGCCTGCTGAGCAACAAGGTCGGCACCTTCAAGTTCATCTACGTGGACGAGCTTGGCCAGGAGGACGAGCGGCCCAGGCGCCCCACCCGCAGGAGGGGAAAGGGCAGGCCGCCCCAGCCCAAGTCGGTGGAGGATCTGCTCGAGCGGATCAACTTGAGA GAGCATGTGCCCACATTCCTGCTGAATGGCTATGAGGATGTGGACACGTTCAAGCTCCTGGAGGAGGAGGACCTGGATGAGCTGAATATCCGGGACCCAGAGCACAGGACTATCCTCTTGACGGCGGTGGAGCTGCTGCAGGAATATGACA GTAACAGCGACCAGTCGGGATCCCAGGAGAAGCTGCTCATGGACAGCCAGGGCCTGAACCGATGCTCACCACGAGACTCGGGGTGCTACGAAGGCAGCGAGCCCCCGGACAGTG GCAGAGCTCGGAAGTCGGGGCCCCTTCCTGCCAAGACCCTGCCAGCACCCAGCTCCCAGACTCTGCGCAGGAACCAGCTGTTCCCAGCACTGCCCCTGATGCCACCAGATGCAGGGAAGCAGGGGGACAGGGACAGCCGGCCTCTCCCCCCACAGCCCGCCCCGAGTCATGGCCAGCAGGGGCCAAGTAGCTTGAGTGAAAACCGAAGAAGCCTTCCCACATCCATATGCTGGAGCTGCGAGGCACTGGACAGCCCCCCAGTGCAGCCCGGGGCCCGCTCCCACTCCCTGGGTGACCTCCAAGGGCAGCCTGTAGAGCCCTGCCTTCAGGATGCCTTGGGAGTTCCCCAAGAGGTGGCCCCGGCCCCAGGGAGGCTACATCCCCCGGGTCAACATTCTGCTGCAGACATGGCATTGCTGCGGACCCAAAGCAAGAGGTTTTTGGACCCTCAGAAAATTATGACTAAGAAACCAGATGGTTTGAGCTCAGTCCCTGCACATGGCTTGTCGCTTCAGTGTTTGCCCAAAAGCTCTGAGGCCTCCCCTTCCAGAGGTCAGCATACCCAGACAAGGACACCTCCGGGAGGTCCCAGGAAAGGGCATAATTTTGAAGGACCAAATCACCCCCCAGGCACCAAAGAAGGAACAGATGCTGAGCAGAGGGTCCCGGAGGTGAGAACGCAGCCACCACCCGTTCCTGCCAAGAAGAACCGGGAGCGCCTCACTACTGGGTTCTTCCCTGCCCCCAGCGGCCCTGGCGGGGGTCCCCCAAGCCCCAGTGTGCCACGCCTGCCACTCAAGAAGAGCAGCCCCTCTAGCCCGAGGGCCTGCCCTGCGGCACCCACCTCTCGGCCTTCCTCCCCAAGCACCAGGCCACCCCCCTGGCTCTCAGAGCTCCCACCCGGCGTCAGCTTGCAGGAGCACGGCCGGAAGCTGGGCCCGGCCTTGGCCAGGAAGGTCTCTTGCCCTCGAGGAGTTGATCTGGAAATGCTAGCAGAAAGCAAGTTGCAGACTGAGGGCATCGACCTCACCGAGGAGCCCTATTCTGATAAG CATGGCCGCTGCGGCATCCCTGCAGCCCTTGTCCAGAGGTTCGCGGAAGACCTGGAGCAGCCCGAGAGGGACGTGGCCGCCCACATGGACCAGATCCGCATGAAGCTGCTGCGGAAGCAGCACCGTATGGCG ATCCCAAGTGGTGGGCTCACAGAGATCTGCAGGAAGCCCCTGTCCCCAGGCTGCGTGTCGTCCGTGTCCACCTGGCTGGTGTCCATTGGGCTGCCCATGTACAGCGGTGCCCTTGCTGCAGCGGGGGTCTGTGCGCTGAGCCAGGTGCCTTCTCTGACCCACTCTTGCCTGCAGCAGGCTGGCATCACAGAGGAGAAGCACAGAAACTGGCTGATGGCTGCAGCCAGGCTCTTGGAACGGCCACCAGGCCACGAGGCTGTGTAG
- the SASH1 gene encoding SAM and SH3 domain-containing protein 1 isoform X6 → MKKPSTEGGEGHMSESPPGLRGRPALYSGVHRKPFSFESCPEKPLEDNSEPLVPSPSSSSLDTWGAGRKLAKTFSKGDGGSLIKPPKKMGTFFSCPEEKTQKVSRSLTEGEIKKALGSLSHGRTCSFGGFDLTNRSLHVGSSNSAQVGKEGDFFNKEIIKSPTASRISLGKKVKSVKDTMKRRMSKKYSSPTPEQDSSLNGMPGSPPSSQPDVAHMDKPKLKAGGSVESLRSSLSGQSSMSGQTVSTTDSSTSNRESVKSEDGDDEEPPYRGPFCGRARVHTDFTPSPYDTDSLKLKKGDVIDIISKPPMGTWMGLLSNKVGTFKFIYVDELGQEDERPRRPTRRRGKGRPPQPKSVEDLLERINLREHVPTFLLNGYEDVDTFKLLEEEDLDELNIRDPEHRTILLTAVELLQEYDSNSDQSGSQEKLLMDSQGLNRCSPRDSGCYEGSEPPDSGRARKSGPLPAKTLPAPSSQTLRRNQLFPALPLMPPDAGKQGDRDSRPLPPQPAPSHGQQGPSSLSENRRSLPTSICWSCEALDSPPVQPGARSHSLGDLQGQPVEPCLQDALGVPQEVAPAPGRLHPPGQHSAADMALLRTQSKRFLDPQKIMTKKPDGLSSVPAHGLSLQCLPKSSEASPSRGQHTQTRTPPGGPRKGHNFEGPNHPPGTKEGTDAEQRVPEVRTQPPPVPAKKNRERLTTGFFPAPSGPGGGPPSPSVPRLPLKKSSPSSPRACPAAPTSRPSSPSTRPPPWLSELPPGVSLQEHGRKLGPALARKVSCPRGVDLEMLAESKLQTEGIDLTEEPYSDKHGRCGIPAALVQRFAEDLEQPERDVAAHMDQIRMKLLRKQHRMAIPSGGLTEICRKPLSPGCVSSVSTWLVSIGLPMYSGALAAAGVCALSQVPSLTHSCLQQAGITEEKHRNWLMAAARLLERPPGHEAV, encoded by the exons GTGGGGAGGGGCACATGTCCGAGAGCCCCCCAGGTCTGCGAGGGAGACCTGCCCTTTACTCTGGGGTGCACAGGAAGCCGTTCTCCTTCGAGAGCTGCCCCGAGAAGCCTCTGGAAGATAACTCGGAGCCCCTCGTCCCCTCTCCGTCATCCAGCAGCCTGGATACCTGGGGAGCTGGCCGGAAGTTGGCCAAAACCTTCAGCAAAGGAGATGGTGGGAGCCTGATTAAGCCCCCGAAGAAGATGGGGACATTCTTCTCCTGCCCAGAAGAAAAGACACAGAAGGTCTCCCGCTCACTGACCGAGGGGGAGATAAAGAAGGCTTTGGGGTCTCTGAGCCATGGG AGAACCTGCAGCTTTGGAGGATTTGACTTGACCAACCGTTCCCTCCACGTCGGCAGTAGTAATTCTGCCCAGGTG GGTAAAGAAGGAGATTTTTTTAACAAGGAAATAATCAAATCACCCACTGCCTCCCGCATCTCCCTTGGAAAAAAGGTGAAATCAGTGAAAGACACAATGAAGAGGAGAATGTCCAAAAAGTACAGCAGCCCCACCCCTGAGCAG GACTCCAGCCTCAATGGAATGCCTGGCTCCCCTCCCTCGTCCCAGCCTGATGTTGCCCACATGGACAAGCCCAAGCTCAAGGCCGGGGGCTCTGTGGAGAGCCTGCGGAGCTCCCTGAGTGGGCAGAGCTCAATGA GTGGTCAGACTGTGAGCACCACTGATTCCTCCACCAGCAACAGGGAAAGTGTCAAGTCAGAGGATGGCGACGACGAGGAGCCCCCCTACCGGGGCCCCTTCTGCGGGCGTGCCCGGGTGCACACGGACTTCACGCCCAGCCCCTACGACACAGACTCACTCAAGCTCAAG AAAGGCGACGTCATCGATATCATCAGCAAGCCGCCCATGGGCACGTGGATGGGCCTGCTGAGCAACAAGGTCGGCACCTTCAAGTTCATCTACGTGGACGAGCTTGGCCAGGAGGACGAGCGGCCCAGGCGCCCCACCCGCAGGAGGGGAAAGGGCAGGCCGCCCCAGCCCAAGTCGGTGGAGGATCTGCTCGAGCGGATCAACTTGAGA GAGCATGTGCCCACATTCCTGCTGAATGGCTATGAGGATGTGGACACGTTCAAGCTCCTGGAGGAGGAGGACCTGGATGAGCTGAATATCCGGGACCCAGAGCACAGGACTATCCTCTTGACGGCGGTGGAGCTGCTGCAGGAATATGACA GTAACAGCGACCAGTCGGGATCCCAGGAGAAGCTGCTCATGGACAGCCAGGGCCTGAACCGATGCTCACCACGAGACTCGGGGTGCTACGAAGGCAGCGAGCCCCCGGACAGTG GCAGAGCTCGGAAGTCGGGGCCCCTTCCTGCCAAGACCCTGCCAGCACCCAGCTCCCAGACTCTGCGCAGGAACCAGCTGTTCCCAGCACTGCCCCTGATGCCACCAGATGCAGGGAAGCAGGGGGACAGGGACAGCCGGCCTCTCCCCCCACAGCCCGCCCCGAGTCATGGCCAGCAGGGGCCAAGTAGCTTGAGTGAAAACCGAAGAAGCCTTCCCACATCCATATGCTGGAGCTGCGAGGCACTGGACAGCCCCCCAGTGCAGCCCGGGGCCCGCTCCCACTCCCTGGGTGACCTCCAAGGGCAGCCTGTAGAGCCCTGCCTTCAGGATGCCTTGGGAGTTCCCCAAGAGGTGGCCCCGGCCCCAGGGAGGCTACATCCCCCGGGTCAACATTCTGCTGCAGACATGGCATTGCTGCGGACCCAAAGCAAGAGGTTTTTGGACCCTCAGAAAATTATGACTAAGAAACCAGATGGTTTGAGCTCAGTCCCTGCACATGGCTTGTCGCTTCAGTGTTTGCCCAAAAGCTCTGAGGCCTCCCCTTCCAGAGGTCAGCATACCCAGACAAGGACACCTCCGGGAGGTCCCAGGAAAGGGCATAATTTTGAAGGACCAAATCACCCCCCAGGCACCAAAGAAGGAACAGATGCTGAGCAGAGGGTCCCGGAGGTGAGAACGCAGCCACCACCCGTTCCTGCCAAGAAGAACCGGGAGCGCCTCACTACTGGGTTCTTCCCTGCCCCCAGCGGCCCTGGCGGGGGTCCCCCAAGCCCCAGTGTGCCACGCCTGCCACTCAAGAAGAGCAGCCCCTCTAGCCCGAGGGCCTGCCCTGCGGCACCCACCTCTCGGCCTTCCTCCCCAAGCACCAGGCCACCCCCCTGGCTCTCAGAGCTCCCACCCGGCGTCAGCTTGCAGGAGCACGGCCGGAAGCTGGGCCCGGCCTTGGCCAGGAAGGTCTCTTGCCCTCGAGGAGTTGATCTGGAAATGCTAGCAGAAAGCAAGTTGCAGACTGAGGGCATCGACCTCACCGAGGAGCCCTATTCTGATAAG CATGGCCGCTGCGGCATCCCTGCAGCCCTTGTCCAGAGGTTCGCGGAAGACCTGGAGCAGCCCGAGAGGGACGTGGCCGCCCACATGGACCAGATCCGCATGAAGCTGCTGCGGAAGCAGCACCGTATGGCG ATCCCAAGTGGTGGGCTCACAGAGATCTGCAGGAAGCCCCTGTCCCCAGGCTGCGTGTCGTCCGTGTCCACCTGGCTGGTGTCCATTGGGCTGCCCATGTACAGCGGTGCCCTTGCTGCAGCGGGGGTCTGTGCGCTGAGCCAGGTGCCTTCTCTGACCCACTCTTGCCTGCAGCAGGCTGGCATCACAGAGGAGAAGCACAGAAACTGGCTGATGGCTGCAGCCAGGCTCTTGGAACGGCCACCAGGCCACGAGGCTGTGTAG
- the SASH1 gene encoding SAM and SH3 domain-containing protein 1 isoform X4 — protein MPRPSREQSDDETEESVKFKRLHKLVNSTRRVRKKLIRVEEMKKPSTEGGEGHMSESPPGLRGRPALYSGVHRKPFSFESCPEKPLEDNSEPLVPSPSSSSLDTWGAGRKLAKTFSKGDGGSLIKPPKKMGTFFSCPEEKTQKVSRSLTEGEIKKALGSLSHGRTCSFGGFDLTNRSLHVGSSNSAQVGKEGDFFNKEIIKSPTASRISLGKKVKSVKDTMKRRMSKKYSSPTPEQDSSLNGMPGSPPSSQPDVAHMDKPKLKAGGSVESLRSSLSGQSSMSGQTVSTTDSSTSNRESVKSEDGDDEEPPYRGPFCGRARVHTDFTPSPYDTDSLKLKKGDVIDIISKPPMGTWMGLLSNKVGTFKFIYVDELGQEDERPRRPTRRRGKGRPPQPKSVEDLLERINLREHVPTFLLNGYEDVDTFKLLEEEDLDELNIRDPEHRTILLTAVELLQEYDSNSDQSGSQEKLLMDSQGLNRCSPRDSGCYEGSEPPDSGRARKSGPLPAKTLPAPSSQTLRRNQLFPALPLMPPDAGKQGDRDSRPLPPQPAPSHGQQGPSSLSENRRSLPTSICWSCEALDSPPVQPGARSHSLGDLQGQPVEPCLQDALGVPQEVAPAPGRLHPPGQHSAADMALLRTQSKRFLDPQKIMTKKPDGLSSVPAHGLSLQCLPKSSEASPSRGQHTQTRTPPGGPRKGHNFEGPNHPPGTKEGTDAEQRVPEVRTQPPPVPAKKNRERLTTGFFPAPSGPGGGPPSPSVPRLPLKKSSPSSPRACPAAPTSRPSSPSTRPPPWLSELPPGVSLQEHGRKLGPALARKVSCPRGVDLEMLAESKLQTEGIDLTEEPYSDKHGRCGIPAALVQRFAEDLEQPERDVAAHMDQIRMKLLRKQHRMAIPSGGLTEICRKPLSPGCVSSVSTWLVSIGLPMYSGALAAAGVCALSQVPSLTHSCLQQAGITEEKHRNWLMAAARLLERPPGHEAV, from the exons GTGGGGAGGGGCACATGTCCGAGAGCCCCCCAGGTCTGCGAGGGAGACCTGCCCTTTACTCTGGGGTGCACAGGAAGCCGTTCTCCTTCGAGAGCTGCCCCGAGAAGCCTCTGGAAGATAACTCGGAGCCCCTCGTCCCCTCTCCGTCATCCAGCAGCCTGGATACCTGGGGAGCTGGCCGGAAGTTGGCCAAAACCTTCAGCAAAGGAGATGGTGGGAGCCTGATTAAGCCCCCGAAGAAGATGGGGACATTCTTCTCCTGCCCAGAAGAAAAGACACAGAAGGTCTCCCGCTCACTGACCGAGGGGGAGATAAAGAAGGCTTTGGGGTCTCTGAGCCATGGG AGAACCTGCAGCTTTGGAGGATTTGACTTGACCAACCGTTCCCTCCACGTCGGCAGTAGTAATTCTGCCCAGGTG GGTAAAGAAGGAGATTTTTTTAACAAGGAAATAATCAAATCACCCACTGCCTCCCGCATCTCCCTTGGAAAAAAGGTGAAATCAGTGAAAGACACAATGAAGAGGAGAATGTCCAAAAAGTACAGCAGCCCCACCCCTGAGCAG GACTCCAGCCTCAATGGAATGCCTGGCTCCCCTCCCTCGTCCCAGCCTGATGTTGCCCACATGGACAAGCCCAAGCTCAAGGCCGGGGGCTCTGTGGAGAGCCTGCGGAGCTCCCTGAGTGGGCAGAGCTCAATGA GTGGTCAGACTGTGAGCACCACTGATTCCTCCACCAGCAACAGGGAAAGTGTCAAGTCAGAGGATGGCGACGACGAGGAGCCCCCCTACCGGGGCCCCTTCTGCGGGCGTGCCCGGGTGCACACGGACTTCACGCCCAGCCCCTACGACACAGACTCACTCAAGCTCAAG AAAGGCGACGTCATCGATATCATCAGCAAGCCGCCCATGGGCACGTGGATGGGCCTGCTGAGCAACAAGGTCGGCACCTTCAAGTTCATCTACGTGGACGAGCTTGGCCAGGAGGACGAGCGGCCCAGGCGCCCCACCCGCAGGAGGGGAAAGGGCAGGCCGCCCCAGCCCAAGTCGGTGGAGGATCTGCTCGAGCGGATCAACTTGAGA GAGCATGTGCCCACATTCCTGCTGAATGGCTATGAGGATGTGGACACGTTCAAGCTCCTGGAGGAGGAGGACCTGGATGAGCTGAATATCCGGGACCCAGAGCACAGGACTATCCTCTTGACGGCGGTGGAGCTGCTGCAGGAATATGACA GTAACAGCGACCAGTCGGGATCCCAGGAGAAGCTGCTCATGGACAGCCAGGGCCTGAACCGATGCTCACCACGAGACTCGGGGTGCTACGAAGGCAGCGAGCCCCCGGACAGTG GCAGAGCTCGGAAGTCGGGGCCCCTTCCTGCCAAGACCCTGCCAGCACCCAGCTCCCAGACTCTGCGCAGGAACCAGCTGTTCCCAGCACTGCCCCTGATGCCACCAGATGCAGGGAAGCAGGGGGACAGGGACAGCCGGCCTCTCCCCCCACAGCCCGCCCCGAGTCATGGCCAGCAGGGGCCAAGTAGCTTGAGTGAAAACCGAAGAAGCCTTCCCACATCCATATGCTGGAGCTGCGAGGCACTGGACAGCCCCCCAGTGCAGCCCGGGGCCCGCTCCCACTCCCTGGGTGACCTCCAAGGGCAGCCTGTAGAGCCCTGCCTTCAGGATGCCTTGGGAGTTCCCCAAGAGGTGGCCCCGGCCCCAGGGAGGCTACATCCCCCGGGTCAACATTCTGCTGCAGACATGGCATTGCTGCGGACCCAAAGCAAGAGGTTTTTGGACCCTCAGAAAATTATGACTAAGAAACCAGATGGTTTGAGCTCAGTCCCTGCACATGGCTTGTCGCTTCAGTGTTTGCCCAAAAGCTCTGAGGCCTCCCCTTCCAGAGGTCAGCATACCCAGACAAGGACACCTCCGGGAGGTCCCAGGAAAGGGCATAATTTTGAAGGACCAAATCACCCCCCAGGCACCAAAGAAGGAACAGATGCTGAGCAGAGGGTCCCGGAGGTGAGAACGCAGCCACCACCCGTTCCTGCCAAGAAGAACCGGGAGCGCCTCACTACTGGGTTCTTCCCTGCCCCCAGCGGCCCTGGCGGGGGTCCCCCAAGCCCCAGTGTGCCACGCCTGCCACTCAAGAAGAGCAGCCCCTCTAGCCCGAGGGCCTGCCCTGCGGCACCCACCTCTCGGCCTTCCTCCCCAAGCACCAGGCCACCCCCCTGGCTCTCAGAGCTCCCACCCGGCGTCAGCTTGCAGGAGCACGGCCGGAAGCTGGGCCCGGCCTTGGCCAGGAAGGTCTCTTGCCCTCGAGGAGTTGATCTGGAAATGCTAGCAGAAAGCAAGTTGCAGACTGAGGGCATCGACCTCACCGAGGAGCCCTATTCTGATAAG CATGGCCGCTGCGGCATCCCTGCAGCCCTTGTCCAGAGGTTCGCGGAAGACCTGGAGCAGCCCGAGAGGGACGTGGCCGCCCACATGGACCAGATCCGCATGAAGCTGCTGCGGAAGCAGCACCGTATGGCG ATCCCAAGTGGTGGGCTCACAGAGATCTGCAGGAAGCCCCTGTCCCCAGGCTGCGTGTCGTCCGTGTCCACCTGGCTGGTGTCCATTGGGCTGCCCATGTACAGCGGTGCCCTTGCTGCAGCGGGGGTCTGTGCGCTGAGCCAGGTGCCTTCTCTGACCCACTCTTGCCTGCAGCAGGCTGGCATCACAGAGGAGAAGCACAGAAACTGGCTGATGGCTGCAGCCAGGCTCTTGGAACGGCCACCAGGCCACGAGGCTGTGTAG